Proteins from a single region of Spirulina major PCC 6313:
- a CDS encoding RAMP superfamily CRISPR-associated protein — translation MPEPSPWLNPNNLPNPDPAASFVEYLRWMRALDSLDHGDRYKNETKTQILHEATNKADYHKRLKKLCDRTQLIAGSGNTFEVSCPWRIRVGGHRGPESMLLPAFDALGMPYIPSATLRGVARNQAIREKLAKVSEWERVKTATKEENERDYLRAKDLWAKADRAVAPYFGHLNPNDDPKNRENSMGAVTFLDAYPLPSKAGGLAMDMANAIWKWDGDQLKYEPNPNTFLSLEKPTFLIGFRPSSIGCDSEKLEKVKNWLIDGLSSGIGSQVNSGYGQLLKPNQKPKKPPFLSVDFSIEGQLIHGYQAFTGWKINNKGNLEMRGKANAEVRPIAFKSMLRYWFRTFALGVLPTNDVQTLEAEIFGGIQPKAKHGYLQVNIVNKEDVQKAFRSNKKSDQTQSNQNKCGKQEGILKLSLSTAIPETKRAVVESLAKHLTWLMFNLGGVGQGARRPKHERTSNPRYRGSTFTSFEMNTNDEFSKSPKTIEKFEQNFKKALRELYACLGTLSSTIIDSRNLQSMPDVSEKQWLNAVDRDCYIVLVSGESKTNKPYALDELHSETHNPQKSVKKYNQQLCGYTGQTSEPSPVWIANFKDYQVVTVFGAVKVKGGNVRLRYLKQLKVNSEKFIKIFPFDKKSN, via the coding sequence ATGCCTGAACCATCACCCTGGTTAAATCCAAATAACCTACCTAATCCCGATCCAGCCGCGAGCTTTGTGGAGTATTTACGCTGGATGCGGGCTTTAGATAGCCTCGATCATGGCGATCGCTACAAAAACGAAACGAAAACTCAAATCTTGCACGAAGCCACAAATAAGGCAGACTATCACAAACGGTTGAAAAAACTGTGCGATCGCACCCAATTAATCGCGGGCAGCGGTAACACCTTTGAGGTCTCTTGTCCGTGGCGGATTCGGGTGGGGGGACATCGTGGCCCGGAAAGTATGCTGTTACCGGCCTTTGATGCCTTGGGAATGCCCTATATTCCTTCGGCGACGTTGCGGGGGGTGGCGCGGAATCAGGCGATTCGGGAAAAGTTGGCGAAGGTTTCGGAGTGGGAGCGGGTGAAAACAGCAACGAAAGAAGAGAATGAGCGTGATTACCTCCGAGCCAAAGATCTTTGGGCGAAAGCCGATCGCGCCGTTGCTCCCTATTTTGGCCATTTGAACCCCAATGACGACCCCAAGAATCGCGAAAATTCTATGGGGGCGGTGACGTTCCTTGATGCCTATCCGCTGCCGAGCAAAGCGGGGGGGTTAGCGATGGATATGGCCAACGCAATTTGGAAATGGGACGGCGATCAACTAAAGTATGAACCCAATCCCAACACGTTTTTATCCCTCGAAAAACCTACTTTTTTAATCGGGTTTCGCCCTAGTAGTATTGGGTGCGACTCTGAAAAACTAGAAAAGGTTAAAAACTGGCTAATCGATGGGTTATCCTCTGGCATTGGTTCCCAAGTAAATTCGGGTTATGGTCAACTGCTTAAACCCAATCAGAAACCCAAAAAACCACCATTTTTATCCGTTGATTTCAGTATTGAGGGTCAACTCATCCACGGTTATCAAGCTTTTACAGGGTGGAAAATCAATAATAAGGGAAATTTAGAAATGCGTGGAAAAGCGAATGCAGAAGTTCGTCCAATCGCATTTAAATCCATGTTGCGGTATTGGTTCCGAACCTTTGCGCTAGGAGTCTTACCAACCAACGATGTACAAACTCTAGAGGCTGAAATTTTTGGCGGCATTCAACCTAAAGCAAAACATGGTTATTTACAAGTTAACATTGTCAATAAGGAAGATGTTCAAAAAGCCTTCAGGTCTAATAAGAAGTCTGATCAAACTCAATCCAATCAAAATAAATGTGGTAAACAAGAGGGTATTTTAAAGCTGTCTTTGTCTACAGCTATTCCTGAAACAAAACGAGCAGTTGTTGAAAGTCTGGCTAAACATTTAACTTGGCTCATGTTTAATTTGGGCGGGGTTGGCCAAGGCGCACGACGACCAAAACATGAAAGAACAAGTAATCCACGATATCGCGGTTCAACATTCACATCATTTGAGATGAATACCAATGATGAGTTCAGTAAATCTCCTAAGACAATTGAAAAATTTGAACAGAATTTTAAAAAAGCATTGCGTGAATTGTACGCCTGCCTTGGGACACTAAGTAGCACTATCATTGATTCTAGAAATTTACAATCAATGCCCGATGTCTCCGAAAAACAATGGCTCAATGCTGTGGATCGAGATTGTTATATTGTTCTAGTCAGTGGAGAGTCAAAGACAAACAAACCCTATGCTTTAGATGAGCTTCATTCTGAAACCCATAATCCTCAAAAATCAGTAAAAAAATATAATCAACAACTCTGTGGCTATACAGGTCAAACATCAGAACCTTCACCTGTATGGATTGCGAATTTTAAGGATTATCAAGTGGTTACTGTGTTTGGTGCAGTCAAAGTAAAAGGTGGTAATGTTCGTCTTCGTTATCTAAAACAACTGAAAGTAAATTCTGAAAAATTCATAAAAATTTTTCCTTTCGATAAAAAAAGTAACTAA
- the csx18 gene encoding CRISPR-associated protein Csx18, translating to MRGAVVRNCVVAGVNGAITLTLLLIAPLGLAAVITNTALITASTLVVGIAADGVVRWLGPARSPSGRFSAPSALDSVDRSRPPSN from the coding sequence ATGCGTGGGGCCGTTGTCCGTAATTGTGTTGTCGCGGGGGTGAATGGAGCCATTACCCTCACTTTGTTGTTAATCGCGCCGCTGGGGTTAGCAGCGGTGATCACGAATACCGCCCTCATCACCGCATCGACGCTGGTGGTGGGGATTGCCGCCGATGGGGTGGTGCGTTGGCTGGGCCCGGCTCGTAGTCCGTCGGGGCGATTTTCGGCTCCCTCGGCCCTCGACTCGGTAGACCGATCGCGCCCCCCGTCCAATTAG
- the cas2 gene encoding CRISPR-associated endonuclease Cas2: protein MLLYVVTYDIPSNRRRRRVAALLEGYGRRVQWSVFECVLPSPLFAELKGRLRRRVNLEEDSIRFYVVSGHTLGQVEVWGGVPVATLPGSTIV from the coding sequence ATGTTGCTCTATGTGGTGACCTATGACATCCCCTCAAATCGGCGGCGGCGGCGGGTGGCGGCGTTGTTGGAGGGCTATGGGCGGCGGGTGCAGTGGTCGGTGTTTGAATGTGTGTTGCCGTCTCCTCTGTTCGCGGAGTTGAAGGGGCGGCTGAGGCGGCGGGTTAATCTGGAGGAGGATTCGATTCGGTTTTATGTGGTGTCGGGGCATACGTTGGGTCAGGTGGAGGTGTGGGGTGGGGTTCCGGTGGCGACGTTGCCGGGTTCGACGATTGTTTAG
- the cas1 gene encoding CRISPR-associated endonuclease Cas1 encodes MRSLYVSQQGCTVTLTQETLIVATQGAVITTVPLPLLEQVLIFGQSQVTTQAIRACLSRDIPIVYLSRLGYCYGRTLALQRGYRALARQQQALTESERLQVARAIAQAKLANCRTLLLRQQRRRSLDLDLAIQTLAYLADQVSTATSAAQIMGYEGAAAGSYFAAFGQCLQGSEFAFLARSRRPPRNPVNALLSFGYMVVWNHLLTLIELQGLDPYAGCLHSGSDRHAALASDLIEEFRAPIVDSLVLQVVNGRMVTSEDFDYRDGGCFLGATGRRTFLRSLLQRMEERLSDGEPRWDLLSRQVRQFKQFVYHPSQGYSPYRIR; translated from the coding sequence ATGCGATCGCTCTACGTTTCTCAGCAGGGTTGCACGGTGACGCTCACCCAAGAAACCCTGATCGTCGCCACCCAAGGAGCCGTGATCACCACTGTGCCGCTCCCCCTTCTGGAGCAGGTGTTGATTTTTGGCCAGTCCCAAGTGACGACCCAAGCCATCCGCGCCTGTCTGTCGCGAGATATTCCCATCGTCTATCTTTCGCGGTTGGGCTATTGCTATGGCCGCACTCTGGCCCTCCAGCGGGGCTATCGGGCTTTGGCTCGCCAACAACAGGCCTTGACGGAATCGGAGCGGCTCCAGGTGGCGCGGGCGATCGCTCAGGCCAAACTCGCCAACTGTCGCACTCTCCTCCTTCGACAGCAGCGGCGGCGATCGCTGGATTTAGACTTGGCGATTCAAACCCTGGCCTATCTGGCGGATCAGGTGAGTACGGCGACTTCGGCGGCGCAGATTATGGGCTACGAGGGGGCAGCGGCGGGGTCGTATTTTGCGGCGTTTGGGCAATGTCTTCAAGGCTCGGAGTTTGCGTTTCTGGCGCGATCGCGCCGTCCGCCCCGGAACCCGGTGAATGCCCTCCTCAGTTTCGGCTATATGGTGGTATGGAATCACCTCCTCACCCTGATCGAACTCCAAGGGCTTGATCCCTATGCGGGTTGTCTGCACTCTGGTAGCGATCGCCATGCCGCCCTCGCCAGCGACCTGATCGAGGAGTTCCGCGCCCCGATTGTGGATTCGTTGGTGTTGCAGGTGGTGAACGGTCGCATGGTCACATCTGAGGATTTTGACTATCGTGATGGGGGCTGTTTTTTGGGGGCAACGGGGCGACGGACGTTTTTGCGATCGCTGCTCCAGCGTATGGAGGAGCGGCTCAGTGATGGCGAACCCCGTTGGGATTTACTCTCGCGCCAAGTCCGGCAGTTTAAGCAGTTTGTCTACCATCCCAGCCAGGGGTACAGTCCCTATCGCATCCGCTGA
- a CDS encoding DUF1156 domain-containing protein, protein MGSRPAVFIEKQFPVKLLNEQVYYEHGGNPFKGLHRWYSRKPLSFSRASVLASVLPDTVTMEEFEYLLGLRPEREGLKPDPDLRLYKTPPGALRIQKVHALCEELWGDVPAVLDAFAGGGSIPFEAARYGFRVFASDLNPVAVVTMKAAMEFPLQFGADLQVDIDRWVKWVGDEAEQRLAEFFPVGEGETVQNYLWAHTVDCPSCGSVVPLSPNWWLSKTSNYAGKGQARTVTADWYAVKPIPNPAEKRVDFELIKGPKGKGSTIQTPEGDFDPSDFNTLSRGVGKCPNCDGVIEGNIIKKQGSSDELGHQLYAVAYKKNKSSLSFRNPNSSDLAAYQSASEKITQKLNNISSLETIPNIELQYAHETHERQSLPEYGLTHWHKFFNPRQLLTLVTYVEIINEVKERLQVEYEPEKVGAIATYLALVLDRCVDRNCRLSIWHTSRSSVERASTQHALNLTWNYPEISGNKELWRGCADPVSNEYQGLCDLLGTKNNSSKLKGIEQHTEKTLHIENASADSLFHLDDQSIDSIVTDPPYYATIQYAELSDFFYVWQKRILGDVFPDLYLTDLTDKDREAVANPSRFRGMGDSPEQLANQDYEAKMEMAFSEYHRVLKENGVMTVQFNHKDSGAWDVLAQSLIEAGFEITASWAVNTENPQNLHQAKKNSVSSTVLLVCRKRDPDAPQAWWDEVKIEVRNAVLTRAPELETALQTETAQGITAGAGIDLYLSAFGPALNIFSRAWPVLDSSGATVRPEQAFTEARKAIANYRFDTLVKTDTAGFDALTQWYLLAWDAFAAREFPFDEARQLALAIGGFNVNDLAKTFKLISSTSGTCKLLTPAQRQKKRAFAVNDEDFSGQYLVDGLMAAIAIYDEEENLQILRRFLKNTGLLENDYFIKTLEVAFRVLPQSTPEYQTLLNIWLGMEEIKAKVVVEQLELNLGDEGQLKLNLPE, encoded by the coding sequence ATGGGTTCTCGTCCTGCGGTGTTTATCGAGAAACAGTTTCCGGTGAAGCTCTTGAATGAGCAGGTGTATTACGAGCATGGGGGGAACCCGTTTAAGGGGCTGCATCGGTGGTATTCGCGGAAGCCGTTGTCGTTTAGTCGGGCGAGTGTGTTGGCTTCGGTGTTGCCGGATACGGTGACGATGGAGGAGTTTGAATATTTGCTGGGGTTACGCCCGGAGCGGGAGGGGTTGAAGCCTGACCCGGATTTGCGGCTCTACAAAACGCCGCCGGGTGCGCTCCGCATCCAGAAGGTTCACGCGCTCTGTGAGGAGTTGTGGGGGGATGTTCCGGCGGTGTTGGATGCGTTTGCGGGGGGCGGGTCGATTCCGTTTGAGGCGGCGCGGTATGGGTTCCGGGTGTTTGCGAGCGACCTGAATCCGGTGGCGGTGGTGACGATGAAGGCAGCGATGGAGTTTCCGCTCCAGTTCGGCGCGGATCTTCAGGTGGATATTGACCGCTGGGTGAAGTGGGTGGGGGATGAGGCGGAGCAACGTTTGGCGGAGTTTTTCCCTGTGGGTGAGGGGGAAACGGTTCAGAATTATCTCTGGGCGCATACGGTGGATTGTCCGAGTTGTGGCTCGGTTGTGCCGTTGAGTCCGAATTGGTGGCTGAGTAAAACGAGTAATTATGCGGGCAAGGGTCAAGCGCGAACAGTTACAGCAGATTGGTATGCGGTTAAACCGATTCCAAACCCAGCAGAAAAGCGGGTTGATTTTGAGTTAATTAAAGGCCCCAAAGGAAAAGGATCGACGATTCAAACACCAGAGGGCGATTTTGATCCGAGTGATTTTAATACTTTGAGTCGAGGGGTTGGAAAATGCCCGAATTGTGATGGTGTTATTGAGGGCAATATTATTAAAAAACAAGGCTCAAGTGATGAATTAGGACATCAACTTTATGCTGTGGCTTATAAAAAAAATAAATCATCTTTGTCTTTTAGAAACCCAAATTCATCGGATTTAGCAGCTTATCAAAGTGCAAGCGAAAAGATAACACAAAAATTAAATAATATATCCTCTTTAGAAACTATCCCTAATATTGAACTTCAATATGCTCATGAAACGCATGAACGTCAATCATTACCAGAGTATGGATTAACACACTGGCATAAGTTTTTTAATCCGCGTCAGTTGTTAACGTTAGTGACGTATGTAGAGATTATCAATGAGGTGAAGGAACGGCTACAGGTTGAGTATGAGCCGGAGAAGGTGGGTGCGATCGCTACTTATTTAGCCTTAGTTTTAGATCGTTGTGTTGACAGAAATTGTAGATTATCAATTTGGCATACATCGAGATCATCTGTTGAAAGAGCATCAACACAACACGCTTTAAATTTAACTTGGAATTATCCAGAAATTTCAGGAAATAAAGAGTTATGGCGAGGATGTGCTGATCCAGTTTCTAATGAATATCAGGGACTTTGTGATTTACTCGGTACAAAAAACAATTCATCAAAGCTTAAAGGAATTGAACAGCATACCGAAAAAACTCTTCACATTGAAAACGCTTCCGCTGATAGCCTCTTTCATTTAGACGATCAAAGTATTGATAGCATTGTCACCGATCCGCCCTATTACGCAACCATTCAATATGCCGAACTTTCCGACTTCTTTTATGTGTGGCAAAAACGGATTTTAGGTGATGTTTTCCCTGATCTTTATCTAACCGACCTCACCGACAAAGACCGCGAAGCCGTTGCGAATCCGTCGCGGTTTCGAGGCATGGGAGACAGCCCCGAACAACTCGCCAACCAAGACTATGAAGCCAAAATGGAAATGGCTTTCAGTGAATATCACCGCGTCCTGAAAGAAAACGGCGTGATGACCGTGCAGTTTAACCATAAAGACTCCGGCGCGTGGGATGTGCTGGCTCAATCCTTGATCGAAGCCGGATTTGAGATTACCGCAAGCTGGGCAGTGAACACCGAAAACCCCCAGAACCTCCACCAAGCCAAGAAAAACAGCGTCTCCAGTACCGTCCTCCTCGTCTGCCGCAAACGCGACCCCGACGCGCCCCAAGCTTGGTGGGACGAAGTGAAAATCGAAGTGCGTAACGCCGTCCTCACCCGCGCCCCCGAACTCGAAACCGCCCTCCAAACCGAAACCGCCCAGGGCATCACCGCCGGAGCCGGAATCGACCTGTATTTAAGCGCCTTTGGCCCTGCCCTGAACATCTTTAGCCGCGCTTGGCCCGTGTTAGACAGTAGCGGCGCGACCGTGCGACCCGAACAGGCATTTACAGAGGCAAGGAAAGCGATCGCCAACTACCGCTTTGATACCCTCGTTAAAACCGACACCGCCGGGTTTGATGCCCTCACCCAATGGTATTTACTCGCCTGGGATGCCTTCGCCGCCCGCGAATTCCCCTTTGATGAAGCACGACAACTCGCCCTGGCGATCGGTGGGTTTAACGTCAACGACCTCGCCAAAACCTTCAAACTGATTAGCTCCACCAGCGGCACTTGTAAACTCCTCACCCCCGCCCAACGCCAGAAAAAACGCGCCTTTGCCGTCAACGATGAGGACTTTTCGGGGCAATATTTGGTAGATGGCTTGATGGCTGCGATCGCAATTTACGACGAAGAAGAGAATTTACAGATTCTGCGCCGCTTCCTGAAAAATACCGGCCTGCTCGAAAATGACTATTTCATCAAAACCCTAGAAGTGGCCTTCCGAGTTCTGCCCCAAAGCACCCCGGAATATCAAACCCTGCTCAATATTTGGCTAGGGATGGAGGAGATTAAGGCGAAGGTTGTGGTTGAGCAGCTAGAGCTAAACTTAGGGGATGAGGGTCAATTGAAATTGAATCTGCCTGAGTAG
- a CDS encoding helix-turn-helix transcriptional regulator, protein MPHPYAKSKAFTRLLLLIRTLLDYPGVGQPEPSHDGHANANRTRHTAIAPLRDRLRQVATEQGYTWPEHYPSVATLNKDLGYLREWGILERRMYRWGYYLGTGVMRKPELKAALDALHSQAQNQGDPTIRQMYHTLAQRLRGFQFARDLPLSYPVRQIFNRAIHWTDPAEMMARGAMRETLFHQIAGLEEAIAHGQAIEISQRVDRYQGNQVGMIAIWPLQLLYYDIAWYLVYETCEDGCLRITRMDRLGNYCQALTFNSRGIAAQAQSLEGVYQLLANGWGLKLGNRDEQRAELAGTLDLERARVRFFPPVAAFIAEGETRHPRQVMRWDARRQHLDYEVSLPPRSLDEFGIWVQRYASHAQVLAPELLVERHRQLAHDLAKRYGLL, encoded by the coding sequence TTGCCCCATCCCTACGCTAAATCGAAAGCCTTCACGCGGCTGCTTCTTTTGATCCGGACATTGTTGGACTATCCCGGTGTGGGTCAACCGGAACCGTCACACGATGGGCACGCTAACGCGAATCGCACCCGTCACACTGCGATCGCGCCCCTGCGCGATCGCCTCCGTCAAGTGGCCACCGAACAAGGCTACACCTGGCCGGAACACTATCCATCTGTGGCCACCTTGAATAAGGACTTGGGCTATCTGCGCGAGTGGGGGATTTTGGAGCGGCGGATGTATCGCTGGGGCTATTACCTCGGTACGGGGGTGATGCGTAAACCGGAGTTGAAAGCGGCGCTGGATGCTCTCCACTCCCAAGCCCAAAACCAAGGCGACCCGACGATCCGCCAGATGTATCACACCCTTGCCCAACGCCTGCGGGGGTTTCAGTTTGCGCGGGATCTGCCCCTGTCCTATCCGGTGCGCCAAATTTTTAACCGGGCGATCCATTGGACAGACCCCGCTGAAATGATGGCACGAGGGGCGATGCGTGAGACGCTGTTTCATCAGATTGCTGGACTGGAGGAAGCGATCGCTCACGGTCAAGCGATCGAAATTTCCCAACGAGTGGATCGCTACCAAGGCAATCAAGTGGGGATGATCGCCATCTGGCCGCTACAACTGCTCTACTACGATATCGCTTGGTATTTGGTCTATGAAACCTGTGAGGATGGCTGTTTAAGGATCACCCGCATGGATCGCCTCGGCAACTATTGCCAGGCGCTCACGTTCAACAGTCGAGGCATTGCCGCCCAAGCCCAAAGCCTCGAAGGGGTCTATCAGTTGTTGGCTAATGGGTGGGGGCTGAAGTTGGGAAACCGGGACGAGCAGCGGGCGGAACTGGCGGGGACCTTGGATCTGGAGCGGGCAAGGGTGCGATTTTTTCCGCCGGTGGCGGCGTTCATTGCGGAGGGGGAAACACGCCATCCCCGGCAGGTGATGCGATGGGATGCGCGGCGGCAACATTTGGATTATGAGGTGTCGTTACCGCCTCGCTCGTTGGATGAGTTTGGCATTTGGGTGCAACGTTATGCCAGCCACGCCCAGGTATTAGCGCCGGAGTTATTGGTGGAGCGGCATCGTCAACTGGCCCATGATTTGGCGAAACGTTACGGTCTGCTTTAA